Sequence from the Colletotrichum higginsianum IMI 349063 chromosome 6, whole genome shotgun sequence genome:
GCTCTCAACAGACGCTGTCCAGCAGCGACTCCAACAGCCCGCCGACGGAAAGCGATGTTCTACCCGCAACCCCTCCAGACTGTTCTGCCACTTCCCCTTTCATGCAACACAAGCAGTACACCGGCGACTGGGAGACCCAGCAGTATCGGTCTCATACGCTGCTTGGCCTTGGCAAACAGGGTACCGTTTTCGTCAATCCCCACGAGGTCAATATTTCTCAAGCCATATTCGAAGAGGAGGCCATGCCGGCCCCTTTCGATCACAGCCGTACCTTCAGTTTCTGTTGTTCAGACTCTGATGAGTCGAGCATTCCCCAGCAGTCAGCTTTCTCGTCTCGTGAAATGACACCGGAAGCTCTCGAATCCATCGTCAAGAAAGAGCTTCCCACGGCTGAGTCATCTTACCAACAAAGCTACCCCGACCCTGAACTGAGTGAGCAAGACTCCCTTGAATCGACAACCAAGATCGAGCCCCTCATCTCTTTCGACGACAAAAAGGACTCGGATTACAGGCCTGAGCACCATACACGAAAGCGCTCCCGTAATACCCATACCAGACAGGCATATAGCCCTGGCTCAACACAGGAAAGAAAGAGACCGAGGGTCAATAGCGATACCAGTGGTCTTCCCCCAAGTCGGCTCAACGCGCCTATCCATTCTACGCGGAACCCCAAAATTGTCTGTACAGAGTGCAAGACTCCCTTTTCCGATGAGAGCACCTACCAGAAGCACATGAAGCAACACCACACCCGTCCCTTCGCATGCATTTTCAACTACGCCGGCTGCCCATCCACATTTGCCAGCAAGAATGAATGGAAACGTCACGTAAGCTCCCAGCACCTGGCACTCCAATACTGGCTCTGTGTCCAAGATGGCTGCTCAAAGACCACCAACCCTCCGATTAACCGGcattcctcctcctcttcctcctgctccGTCTCGCCAACACCGCCCGCCTTGCCAAACGGCGCCATATTCAATCGCAAAGACCTCTACACCCAACATGTCCGCCGCATGCACGTTCCCCCTCATGTCAGGAAAGCCCAGAAGCTGAAGAAGCCCACTCCTGAATGGGACGATCACCTTAAGGACCTccaagcagaagcagaacaGACACGCTGCGACCTACCTCAGTACATGCGCTGTCCTGCCGGTGACTGTGGACATGAGTTCAACGGCCCGCAAGCCTGGGACGAGCGTATGGAGCACGTCGCGCGCCACCTCGAGCGCGCAGCTGACGGCAAGGAGCCCACGGTTCACTTCGGTGGCGAGACCGACCTAACGCTCACGCAGTGGGCGTCAAGTCCTGGTGTCTACGTCGTACGGCAGACCGATACCCCCGGCAATTGGGAGCTCATAAACCCACTCAAAGGAGAGATTGGGCCTTCCTCGGGCAATGGAAAAGGGGGCAACAGCGGCGGTAAAGCATTGTCTTCCCTCAAGGAGATTGTTGTCGCCGCCTGCTCCGACGAAGACgctgagggcgaggaagaggagtgATCAACTCCATCACATAGTCTCTTCCGCCGACCCTTTTCAACATCCATACGTTGGCTTTTCTACAGATGCCCTATTGGCGTGTCAGGCGCTTGGTGATTCGGATTGTGCGTTTGACATCACCGTATTAGATACCTCTTTTTCATTTGCTTCTTCCTTTTGTCGTTCTATCAGCACCATGGAATTATGCACGGGGGGGATCTTGGATTTGCCTGTCTTGGCACAATGTTACGAGGGAAGTAAAGTGGACAACCATATTGCGAAAGAGGTAGAACCGGCTTACATGGACAAACATGTGGAGAAACCTGATGAATAGTTACGACTTGTTCTGCTATGATAGCACCAGATATTTGATACCAATTTGTTACTCCTGCGCGATAATGGCTTGATCGTTTGCTCACGTGAAGATGGTTTCAAGTCATCAGTCTGCTACATGACAGAGTGACAAAATCTTCGCCCGAGTCTTTAGGGTGACCAGAGCGGCTCCCCATTGAAAGATGACACTGGTTTCGCTGCGACCCACCAGACCTGTCTGGCGATGCTTGGTATCTCTGTGAATGCGAGGGTCTTCGGTATGAGAGACCGCATAGAGACACTGAACGTTGGCCGAGCATGGAGACTGGTCCTTCGATCCAGTAGATTACCGTTCCACTACCGAGCAGACTGATAGCCGAGACAGTCGTGAACAACCCATGAGACTGGAGGGATGCTAGCCGCCAGATATCCCACCAAAATTCACGTAGGCGCCTCGATGTAATCGCCTATCCCTCTCCTCAAAGCTGAAGAAGACGCCAGAGAGGCGGCTCTGTGTATTTGGTATCGGCGGTAACGAGCTAGGAGGCTCATGCCCGTTTGGCTTAAACGGTCACTTACACGGCCAGCCGCCGATCGACCAGCCCTCCAACTCACAAACCCCGTCGCGCAAGAGTCTCCAGAGACAAGGTAGGTAGCGACTGGGAGCCGGGGCAGCCCGCAAACCCTGAGCCACGCGGCTCAAAAAGGCTCGCCCTGGCGCTAACCGACACACCCGTCATGGGCATTGGTAGGACGGGACTAGTCTGGGCTCCGGGTAGAGGGGTTGACGGGTAGCGCTTCTGACCCTACTAAATGGAGGGGTGcgcgcaagaagaagatgcaCATACGTATCGGGTCCTTCTCCCGCCCTGGGGCAGGCCCGACTTTTGGTCCGGTCTGGTTCGTCCAGTCTCATCTGTCAGGCAGCGAATCTGTTGTCCACCCTCCCCGATCCCAAGTCGCCGGCGACATTCCTCTAATCCTGCATATCCAccctgcttctcctcctgcaGGGCCGAAAAGGGGGTGGGGTGTCAGAAAAGAACCAGATGCGCCTACGGAAGCCTTGGGTGTCAGTTTGGCCCCCAACGCCCATGGAAACCTGATTTTCACCCTCGTCCCGCTCCGCGAACGACTTGATTTCGTGGGAGGGAACGCAGCCAACGAGGTACTAAGCATGGACGCTGTCAGCACTAGTACCCGTGGGACACCGGCGGGTCCTGCAGCTGGCTTGGTGGGATAGAGTGATGACACCGGGACACACAGCCACGCAGACTGCAGCTTTCAGATGCCAACCAACGGCTCCTGCGGCTAAGGATTGAGCATCCATCTGCGTAGGAGCGCCCACAACCATAGGCCGGTTCGGTCTGATGGGCGACTGCGCCGCAAAGAGAAGGGAGGAGAGGCACATGGGTACACCATCCGACAACACAGCTGTCCGGTACCTTTTCCAAAAATCCACTCACGTCTCTGGACTGTATCGAGATAGAGTCGCGGCAGTGCACTTCCGCCATGGTAGGCTGCGTGGCACGGCCCCCGACATACCATGTGGCCGGGCCCATCATAACCATTCCCAGGCTCTGAGAGTACTTTATTGGTATGGTCAGAAGTGGAACAATGATGAAGGGGGAGAGATTTAGACGGGATGTAGTACAACGGTCTGCGGCTGGGGGCTGAACAAGGATTGTCCAGTTGTGACTGCATTCCTCCGCTGTTGCATGTTGGCTGCACCATTCCGCCTCGTGTTCGGGGCGCAGGAAGCAGCCATTATGTTCCCATTTCTCGACTTTCTTTCGTCGACAAGGCTTCTTGTACAGACTTGATGGAGATGTCTGGCCCCTAGAGGCCATTCTCGCCATGTGATCTTTCAGGGTGCGTGCGTCATGGCTAGCAGTAGGGTTGTCCGCCATACGAGGAACCCGAAGTCTGTAGATGTACAGGGGAAAGACAAATGAGCTGAACTGGTAGAAACGTAAGCCGACCCAACCATGGAACGGTTTGGATGGAGCTGGAGTATGAATAGACCGAAATAGGGCAGAGCAAACGTCACGAACAAGAAGTCGACATCGTTGTGGCAGGGAGTTGAATCCAGCCGGGCCCTTCTGGTCACAGCTGAACAGCCGTCAGCTCCAGTCGAATTGTAGCTGCAGCGATCCAGCTCGAGGGATGGAGTCGCGTACACAGATGTTCCCAGGAAGGTGACAATAGTCGGGACCATCCACCCCAAGACCCagggacggcgccgatgagtGGGTCCCGTATACCGATGGGGCCGATCACCTGCCGCGGCGCCTGAGTTAGAGACATCGGGAACTGCGAAGCACATCACACGAGCCCCCGTCATATCTCGGACAAGAACTATCGGATTCATGACTTCCCTGACCGATGTGGTATGAACCGATCTGTTGCCACCCGCCTATATAAAGAGTTGAGGGAAGTGATGACGATCTCTCCAAGGAGCATGCGTCGCATAAGCGTCGGGTTCAAACGGTGCCCGGTGCGGCCACCGTTGTTGGAGTTCATCCAAGCCCGGAAATGTAGAACGCAGAGCAACAGTGATAATTGCAAGGGGATCGATCAGTCGACATGGGTTGTGTGCTGGG
This genomic interval carries:
- a CDS encoding C2H2 finger domain-containing protein, coding for MAYFYEHVQGGHLPDEQLYYGHQSFSQMPMSYLESSSSSDSSTPVDPSFASYPPEPQYQTPWPVNQTHQIQQYMEGPRTAFFVPEYAQVFHDIARPAQESTTLPPASQRRHGSPCSQQTLSSSDSNSPPTESDVLPATPPDCSATSPFMQHKQYTGDWETQQYRSHTLLGLGKQGTVFVNPHEVNISQAIFEEEAMPAPFDHSRTFSFCCSDSDESSIPQQSAFSSREMTPEALESIVKKELPTAESSYQQSYPDPELSEQDSLESTTKIEPLISFDDKKDSDYRPEHHTRKRSRNTHTRQAYSPGSTQERKRPRVNSDTSGLPPSRLNAPIHSTRNPKIVCTECKTPFSDESTYQKHMKQHHTRPFACIFNYAGCPSTFASKNEWKRHVSSQHLALQYWLCVQDGCSKTTNPPINRHSSSSSSCSVSPTPPALPNGAIFNRKDLYTQHVRRMHVPPHVRKAQKLKKPTPEWDDHLKDLQAEAEQTRCDLPQYMRCPAGDCGHEFNGPQAWDERMEHVARHLERAADGKEPTVHFGGETDLTLTQWASSPGVYVVRQTDTPGNWELINPLKGEIGPSSGNGKGGNSGGKALSSLKEIVVAACSDEDAEGEEEE